The proteins below are encoded in one region of Tessaracoccus aquimaris:
- a CDS encoding helix-turn-helix domain-containing protein produces MTDLAIARLLSALEGGLPGDLERAVDDAGLSPDAAASARRVAATCAAAARSRLLVDTLYDTATDLAGIADPDQVLAAIAQRTRAVTGADMAYVSLNDHATGETYICQSDGVRTREYATIRMPLGTGVLGKAATGMAVVSTSDYVDDPTIVHLDPIDAIVRLEGVKSILGVPMNVQGRIQGALLIADRRQVDYPAETREIVDAIARQAAVAIDHSARLAHVTAALEELGAREDAGRARMGAMQSLLDFDRRLVEAVGARDQAGIVGLLSAVYDARVDVLSPDDDPGDPILRAAITSAVSSGLPFPVSTPGGQATICAAQVGGSHHGTVVVHTAIPVAERDALEHAAVHLGLAALIDRIEADAEQRSQYELLDDCISGRAEPGAALRARMTRHGVDPRKPLMMLAIRTSLPDALPVVRRALRAPALVAEHGGHLCALAQTAEPCARRVWAALAPADPDAQVGSSRVHGNLGDIPRAHRSADTALASLRLLGGEVLDGDTIGSLGALLEAEQAGSLPRGVRAPALPLVDYDAGHGTDLVRTAWAVLEFGPQLPAAAAALFIHPNTLRQRMHRIATLLGEGWQAGAGRLDLHLALRALMMERSRG; encoded by the coding sequence ATGACCGATCTCGCCATTGCCCGGCTGCTGAGCGCGCTGGAGGGTGGCCTTCCCGGCGACCTGGAGCGAGCCGTCGACGACGCGGGGCTCTCCCCCGACGCCGCCGCCTCAGCGCGGCGAGTCGCTGCGACGTGCGCCGCCGCCGCTCGCTCCCGGTTGCTGGTCGACACCCTGTACGACACGGCAACCGACCTGGCAGGCATCGCCGATCCCGATCAGGTCCTCGCGGCCATCGCGCAGCGCACCCGGGCCGTGACCGGCGCCGACATGGCCTACGTCAGTCTCAATGACCACGCCACCGGCGAGACCTACATCTGCCAGTCGGACGGCGTCAGGACACGGGAGTACGCCACCATCCGGATGCCGCTCGGCACCGGGGTGCTCGGCAAGGCGGCGACAGGCATGGCCGTGGTGTCGACGTCGGACTACGTCGACGACCCGACGATCGTGCACCTGGACCCGATCGACGCGATCGTCCGACTCGAGGGCGTCAAGTCGATCCTCGGGGTGCCGATGAACGTGCAGGGACGGATCCAGGGCGCGCTGCTGATCGCGGACCGCCGCCAGGTCGACTACCCGGCGGAGACGCGCGAGATTGTCGACGCGATCGCACGGCAGGCCGCCGTCGCCATCGACCACAGCGCCCGTCTCGCGCACGTGACTGCAGCGCTCGAGGAACTCGGCGCCAGAGAGGACGCGGGGCGGGCTCGGATGGGTGCGATGCAGTCGCTTCTCGACTTCGACCGGCGCCTCGTGGAGGCCGTCGGTGCCCGCGACCAGGCGGGCATCGTGGGGTTGCTGTCGGCCGTCTACGACGCCCGCGTCGACGTGCTCTCCCCGGACGACGATCCGGGCGACCCGATACTGAGGGCGGCGATCACCTCGGCGGTCTCGTCGGGGCTCCCCTTCCCTGTCTCGACTCCCGGTGGCCAGGCCACCATCTGCGCGGCCCAGGTCGGTGGCAGCCACCACGGCACCGTCGTCGTGCACACCGCGATCCCGGTCGCCGAACGCGATGCCCTCGAACACGCGGCGGTCCACCTCGGCCTCGCGGCGCTGATCGACCGGATCGAGGCCGACGCGGAGCAGCGCTCGCAGTACGAACTGCTGGACGACTGCATCTCCGGTCGAGCCGAACCCGGTGCCGCCCTGCGCGCTCGGATGACCAGGCACGGCGTCGACCCCCGAAAGCCCTTGATGATGCTCGCGATCCGCACGTCGCTGCCCGACGCCCTGCCGGTGGTCCGACGGGCGCTGCGTGCCCCAGCACTGGTCGCCGAGCACGGGGGGCACCTGTGCGCCTTGGCGCAGACGGCCGAGCCGTGTGCGCGGCGGGTCTGGGCCGCGCTGGCCCCGGCTGACCCGGACGCACAGGTCGGCTCGTCGCGGGTGCACGGCAACCTCGGCGACATTCCGCGGGCACACCGCAGCGCCGACACCGCGCTGGCGAGCCTTCGCCTCCTCGGCGGTGAGGTGCTCGACGGTGACACCATCGGCTCGCTCGGCGCCCTGCTCGAGGCCGAGCAGGCGGGCTCGCTGCCGCGGGGCGTGCGGGCGCCCGCGCTCCCGTTGGTCGACTACGACGCCGGGCACGGCACCGACCTGGTGCGCACTGCTTGGGCCGTGCTGGAGTTCGGGCCGCAGTTGCCCGCCGCGGCGGCAGCTCTGTTCATCCATCCCAACACGCTGCGACAACGCATGCACCGGATCGCCACGCTGCTGGGCGAGGGCTGGCAGGCGGGTGCGGGTCGGCTCGACCTGCACCTGGCGCTGCGGGCGCTCATGATGGAGCGCTCGCGGGGCTAG
- a CDS encoding N-acyl homoserine lactonase family protein yields MTDPMKLHILSTGVMECDHTWLLLQAGNTITDRHHKDKPAVWAECPTHAVLIETPAGRILWDTGVPRDWETRWGPTGFQDFFPVQEDPAGPGYLDTALADLELTTDDIDVLVLSHLHFDHAANARMFDNGKTRILAQADEIEGVKTIDGYSKGAHIVSDFEGLPLEAVHGDAEIVPGVSVISTPGHTWGTMSLQVDLPEGGTKIFTSDAVYLGASWGPPAIGAGIVWDSVQWLESVDKLRRIQERTGAEMIFGHDPEQRKSLTLAPNGYYN; encoded by the coding sequence ATGACTGATCCCATGAAGCTACACATCCTCTCGACCGGCGTGATGGAGTGCGACCACACGTGGTTGCTGCTCCAGGCCGGCAACACCATCACCGACCGACACCACAAGGACAAGCCTGCGGTGTGGGCCGAGTGCCCCACACACGCCGTCCTGATCGAGACGCCCGCTGGGCGGATCCTGTGGGACACCGGCGTTCCCCGCGACTGGGAGACGCGCTGGGGGCCGACGGGGTTCCAGGACTTCTTCCCGGTGCAGGAGGACCCTGCCGGGCCTGGGTACCTCGACACCGCTCTCGCCGACCTGGAACTGACCACCGACGACATCGACGTGCTCGTGCTGTCCCACCTGCACTTCGACCACGCCGCCAACGCCCGGATGTTCGACAACGGCAAGACGCGCATCCTCGCCCAGGCCGACGAGATCGAGGGAGTCAAGACCATCGATGGGTACAGCAAGGGCGCCCACATCGTCTCCGACTTCGAGGGACTTCCGCTGGAGGCGGTGCACGGAGACGCCGAGATCGTGCCAGGTGTCTCGGTGATCTCCACACCCGGCCACACCTGGGGAACCATGAGCCTGCAGGTCGACCTGCCCGAGGGTGGCACCAAGATCTTCACCTCCGACGCCGTCTACCTCGGCGCGAGTTGGGGGCCGCCCGCGATCGGCGCAGGGATCGTCTGGGACTCTGTCCAGTGGCTCGAGTCGGTCGACAAGTTGCGCAGGATCCAGGAGCGCACCGGTGCCGAGATGATCTTCGGGCACGACCCCGAGCAGCGAAAGTCGCTGACGCTCGCGCCAAACGGCTACTACAACTAG
- the dapB gene encoding 4-hydroxy-tetrahydrodipicolinate reductase, with amino-acid sequence MSEIQVGVFGVSGRMGSEVVHAVGRAEGMTVIGGSDLGEPREQVERAQVVVDFTHPDAVMDNIAWCVERDINMVIGTTGFTPERLDQVRALVAEHPKVGILIASNFSIGAVLMMQFAAKAAPFYPSVEIIELHHPNKADAPSGTSATTARKIAAARAEADMGPVPDATVHDDGARGAVVDGIHIHGVRLQGLVAHQEVLLGSTGETLTIRHDSYDRVSFMPGVVAGVRYIVGHPGLTLEMEQVLGV; translated from the coding sequence ATGAGTGAGATTCAGGTCGGGGTTTTCGGTGTCAGCGGGCGGATGGGCAGCGAGGTGGTGCACGCCGTCGGGCGGGCCGAGGGCATGACCGTCATCGGCGGTTCCGATCTCGGGGAGCCGAGGGAGCAGGTCGAGCGCGCCCAGGTCGTCGTCGACTTCACACACCCCGACGCGGTGATGGACAACATCGCCTGGTGCGTCGAGCGCGACATCAACATGGTGATCGGCACCACCGGCTTCACGCCGGAGCGCCTCGACCAGGTCAGGGCGCTCGTGGCCGAGCACCCGAAGGTCGGCATCCTGATCGCCTCCAACTTCTCCATCGGGGCCGTCCTGATGATGCAGTTCGCCGCAAAGGCGGCGCCGTTCTACCCGTCCGTGGAGATCATCGAACTGCACCACCCCAACAAGGCCGACGCGCCTTCGGGCACCTCGGCGACCACCGCCCGCAAGATCGCGGCGGCGCGCGCAGAGGCCGACATGGGCCCGGTGCCAGACGCGACCGTGCACGACGACGGCGCCCGCGGCGCGGTCGTCGACGGCATCCACATCCACGGCGTCCGGCTCCAGGGGCTCGTGGCGCACCAGGAGGTGCTGCTCGGCAGCACAGGGGAGACGCTGACCATCCGGCACGACTCCTACGACAGGGTCTCGTTCATGCCGGGCGTGGTCGCGGGCGTCCGCTACATCGTGGGACATCCAGGACTGACCCTCGAGATGGAGCAGGTGCTGGGCGTCTAG